A single genomic interval of Vulpes lagopus strain Blue_001 chromosome 19, ASM1834538v1, whole genome shotgun sequence harbors:
- the SSR3 gene encoding translocon-associated protein subunit gamma, giving the protein MAPKGGSKQQSEEDLLLQDFSRNLSAKSSALFFGNAFIVSAIPIWLYWRIWHMDLIQSAVLYSVMTLVSTYLVAFAYKNVKFVLKHKVAQKREDAVSKEVTRKLSEADNRKMSRKEKDERILWKKNEVADYEATTFSIFYNNTLFLVLVIVASFFILKNFNPTVNYILSISASSGLIALLSTGSK; this is encoded by the exons ATGGCTCCCAAGGGCGGCTCCAAGCAGCAGTCCGAGGAGGACCTGCTCCTGCAGGACTTCAGCCGCAACCTGTCGGCCAAGTCCTCCGCGCTCTTCTTCGGGAACGCCTTCATCGTGTCCGCCATCCCCATCT ggctgtaCTGGCGAATATGGCATATGGATCTCATTCAGTCGGCCGTGCTCTACAGTGTGATGACCCTCGTAAGCACTTACCTGGTGGCTTTCGCATACAAAAACGTGAAATTTGTTCTCAAACACAA agtaGCACAGAAGAGGGAGGATGCTGTTTCCAAAGAAGTGACTCGAAAACTTTCTGAAGCTGATAACAGAAAGATGTCTcgaaaggaaaaagatgaaag AATTTTGTGGAAGAAGAATGAAGTTGCTGATTATGAAGCTACAACATTTTCCATCTTCTATAACAACACCCTATTCCTGGTCTTGGTCATTGTTGCCTCCTTCTTTATATTGAAGAACTTCAACCCAACGGT GAACTATATTTTGTCCATAAGTGCTTCATCAGGCCTCATCGCCCTTCTGTCTACTGGCTCCAAGTAG